A genome region from Alistipes dispar includes the following:
- the ispE gene encoding 4-(cytidine 5'-diphospho)-2-C-methyl-D-erythritol kinase, with amino-acid sequence MILRANCKINLGLDVLRRRADGYHDLETVMFPVRGLFDEVEVLRTGGAGAELRTEGIAVDCAPEGNICMKAFRLMRDRYGVDGVVIRLVKRVPFGAGLGGGSSDGTAVLKALDTLFGLRLAEEELVARAAELGSDTAFFVRDTPQLCTGRGEVMTPFPLDLGGMTLVIVKPAEGVSTREAYAGVRPRMPEVPLAGRLRRPVAEWQGTVTNDFEESVFAAHPAIRAAKEELLAAGALYASMSGSGSAVFGLFDDPARAARLRERTPFVFAL; translated from the coding sequence ATGATTCTGCGAGCGAACTGCAAAATAAACCTGGGTCTCGACGTGCTGCGCCGCCGGGCGGACGGATATCACGACCTGGAGACGGTGATGTTTCCCGTGCGGGGACTTTTCGACGAGGTGGAGGTGCTGCGCACGGGAGGCGCCGGGGCGGAGCTCCGCACGGAGGGGATCGCCGTGGACTGCGCCCCGGAGGGGAATATCTGCATGAAGGCGTTCCGTCTGATGCGTGACCGCTACGGCGTGGACGGCGTCGTGATCCGGCTCGTGAAGCGCGTGCCGTTCGGCGCGGGGCTGGGCGGCGGTTCGTCGGACGGGACGGCGGTGCTGAAGGCCCTCGACACGCTCTTCGGGCTGCGTCTTGCCGAGGAGGAGCTCGTCGCCCGTGCCGCGGAGCTGGGCAGCGACACGGCCTTTTTCGTGCGCGACACGCCCCAGTTGTGCACCGGCCGCGGAGAGGTGATGACGCCTTTTCCGCTGGACCTCGGGGGTATGACGCTCGTCATCGTGAAACCCGCCGAGGGGGTCTCGACCCGCGAGGCCTATGCCGGCGTGCGGCCCCGCATGCCGGAGGTTCCGCTCGCCGGGCGGCTGCGGCGTCCCGTCGCCGAGTGGCAGGGGACGGTGACCAACGATTTCGAGGAGTCGGTCTTCGCCGCGCATCCCGCGATCCGCGCGGCGAAGGAGGAGCTGCTCGCCGCCGGGGCGCTCTATGCCTCCATGTCCGGCTCGGGTTCGGCCGTGTTCGGCCTTTTCGACGATCCGGCCCGCGCCGCCCGGCTGCGGGAGCGGACTCCCTTCGTCTTCGCGTTATAG
- a CDS encoding aspartyl protease family protein — translation MMKRALLAVALLWSVCTASQAQDRAACERIVRLVAEAVGAGSIGEIEPFLAPGFIFSGQEGDRARAVMKLLVAQLGERVERIETVRQERTEEGLELVCAFTYAGRLGRKEATFLFDGEGRLKRLELLPIRVRTLGDKGGTFARPAARQLDIPVRRLGNLLTATALLDGRERTFILDNGAPRLMLNSRRCVPVRDTAALRISSSKGVNASIAGMDIVTISGFDFHGIRAGGGEFLCFDMSHLEDGTEVFGLLGYEVYKDYDLLFDYGAGMLTLLDPAVTDSCVRRLACGRPVTEVPVRMEGHVACVEARIGTHTLRLGIDCGAGTDLLDDGLWDSLRSDLVRRRETTLTGADAEVRRVRSGRVKRLTIGDREFRRVPTVFNDMSHLNLSLGHGLDGLIGFPVLSAQRTVLSYRSGRLIFLP, via the coding sequence ATGATGAAAAGAGCGTTGTTGGCCGTGGCGTTGCTGTGGAGCGTGTGTACGGCGTCGCAGGCTCAGGACCGGGCCGCGTGCGAGCGGATCGTGCGCCTCGTGGCGGAGGCTGTCGGAGCCGGGTCGATCGGGGAGATCGAACCTTTCCTGGCTCCCGGGTTCATCTTCTCGGGACAGGAGGGCGACCGGGCCCGGGCGGTGATGAAACTGCTCGTGGCGCAGTTGGGCGAGCGGGTGGAGCGGATCGAGACGGTCCGGCAGGAACGGACGGAGGAGGGACTGGAGCTGGTCTGCGCCTTCACCTATGCGGGGCGGCTGGGCCGGAAGGAGGCGACCTTTCTCTTCGACGGGGAGGGCCGCCTGAAACGGCTGGAGTTGCTTCCGATCCGGGTCAGGACGCTGGGCGACAAGGGCGGGACGTTCGCAAGACCGGCTGCCCGGCAGCTCGATATTCCGGTCCGCCGGCTCGGGAATCTGCTGACCGCGACGGCGCTGCTGGACGGCCGGGAGCGCACGTTCATCCTCGACAACGGTGCGCCGAGGCTGATGCTCAACAGCCGTCGCTGCGTCCCGGTGCGCGATACGGCCGCGCTTCGGATCTCCTCTTCGAAGGGGGTGAACGCCTCCATCGCGGGGATGGACATCGTGACGATCTCCGGATTCGATTTCCACGGAATCCGTGCCGGCGGCGGGGAGTTCCTTTGTTTCGACATGTCGCATCTGGAGGACGGGACGGAGGTTTTCGGACTGCTCGGCTACGAGGTCTATAAGGATTACGATCTGCTGTTCGACTACGGGGCGGGGATGCTGACGCTGCTCGATCCGGCGGTGACGGACTCCTGCGTGCGGCGCCTGGCGTGCGGACGGCCCGTGACGGAGGTTCCGGTGCGGATGGAAGGGCATGTCGCCTGCGTGGAGGCGCGGATCGGGACGCACACGCTGCGCCTCGGCATCGACTGCGGTGCGGGGACCGATTTGCTGGACGACGGGTTGTGGGATTCGCTGCGCTCCGATCTGGTCCGGCGCCGGGAGACGACGCTCACGGGAGCCGACGCGGAGGTACGCCGGGTGCGTTCCGGACGGGTGAAACGGCTGACGATCGGCGACCGGGAGTTCCGGAGGGTTCCCACGGTGTTCAACGACATGAGCCACCTGAACCTCTCGCTCGGGCACGGGCTGGACGGGCTGATCGGCTTTCCGGTGCTTTCCGCTCAGCGGACGGTGCTGAGTTATCGGAGCGGACGGCTGATTTTCCTCCCCTGA
- a CDS encoding DUF1848 domain-containing protein — protein sequence MLRPTQTEITTDAGERVAARTPVIVSASRATDIPACYADWFFERLRRGYVARINPFDGRRSYISFARTRAVVFWSKNPRPLLPRLAELRERGIHCYVQYTLNDYEDEGLEPHLPPLEERIDTFRRLAEHLGRGLVVWRFDPLLLTDRLGTEELLRRAERIGDSLRDAAEKLVFSFADIGIYRHVARNLDRRGIRWREFTDGEMLQTAAGLAALNERWGYTLAACGERTDFAHLGIVRNRCIDDELLLRHFPHDRALTDYLGATPPPPALFGETARPERTAAHPPKDRGQRAFCGCIASADIGQYATCPHLCAYCYANRSERSVAENLRLHRLHPFAETITGR from the coding sequence ATGCTCCGGCCGACGCAGACCGAGATTACGACCGATGCGGGCGAGCGGGTCGCGGCCCGGACGCCCGTGATCGTCTCGGCGAGCCGTGCCACGGACATTCCGGCCTGCTACGCCGACTGGTTTTTCGAGCGGCTGCGGCGGGGCTACGTCGCGCGGATCAACCCCTTCGACGGCCGTCGGTCCTACATCTCCTTCGCCCGGACGCGCGCCGTGGTCTTCTGGTCGAAAAATCCCCGTCCCCTGCTGCCCCGCCTCGCGGAGCTTCGGGAACGGGGTATTCACTGTTACGTGCAATACACCCTCAACGACTACGAAGACGAAGGACTGGAGCCGCACCTCCCGCCGCTGGAGGAGCGGATCGACACCTTCCGCCGGCTGGCGGAGCACCTGGGCCGGGGGCTGGTCGTCTGGCGCTTCGATCCGCTGCTGCTCACCGACCGCCTCGGAACGGAAGAGCTGCTCCGCCGGGCGGAGCGCATCGGCGACAGCCTGCGGGATGCGGCCGAAAAACTCGTGTTCAGCTTCGCGGACATCGGCATCTACCGCCATGTCGCCCGGAACCTCGACCGCCGCGGCATCCGCTGGCGGGAGTTCACCGACGGGGAGATGCTGCAAACCGCCGCGGGACTGGCCGCCCTGAACGAACGGTGGGGCTACACGCTCGCCGCATGCGGCGAACGGACCGACTTCGCGCATCTGGGCATCGTCCGCAACCGCTGCATCGACGACGAGCTGCTCCTCCGCCACTTTCCGCACGACCGCGCGCTGACGGACTACCTCGGCGCCACCCCTCCGCCCCCCGCCCTGTTCGGGGAGACCGCCCGGCCGGAACGCACCGCCGCGCACCCGCCCAAAGACCGGGGACAGCGCGCCTTCTGCGGCTGCATCGCCTCGGCCGACATCGGCCAGTACGCCACCTGTCCGCACCTGTGCGCCTACTGCTATGCCAACCGTTCGGAGCGGAGCGTGGCCGAAAACCTCCGGCTGCACCGCCTGCATCCCTTCGCCGAAACGATCACCGGCAGGTGA
- the rpiB gene encoding ribose 5-phosphate isomerase B: MKKIGIACDHAGYEMKEFLVGYLDAMGYEVLDFGTHSPESVDYPDYAHPLAEAIEAGELEQGIALCGSGEGMTMTLNKHRGIRAGLCWDAEVASLIRRHNDANVIVFPARFITNDEAVQMLEAFFSASFEGGRHEGRIAKMPVGGCK, encoded by the coding sequence ATGAAAAAAATCGGCATCGCCTGCGACCACGCGGGCTACGAAATGAAAGAGTTTCTGGTGGGTTACCTCGACGCCATGGGTTACGAGGTGCTCGACTTCGGGACCCACTCGCCCGAGAGCGTCGATTACCCCGATTACGCGCATCCGCTGGCCGAGGCCATCGAGGCGGGCGAACTGGAACAGGGTATCGCCCTCTGCGGCTCGGGCGAGGGGATGACCATGACGCTCAACAAGCACCGGGGCATCCGGGCCGGACTGTGCTGGGACGCGGAGGTGGCCTCGCTGATCCGCCGCCACAACGACGCCAACGTGATCGTCTTCCCGGCGCGCTTCATCACCAACGACGAGGCGGTGCAGATGCTCGAAGCCTTCTTCTCGGCCTCGTTCGAAGGCGGCCGCCACGAAGGGCGTATCGCCAAGATGCCCGTCGGGGGCTGCAAATAG
- a CDS encoding YbaN family protein, with the protein MKTLLAALGAFALALGVIGIFVPLLPTTPFLLLAAALWVRSSPRLYGWLLSHRRLGGYIRDFREKRAIPLRAKVLSLGLMWASMLYCVFAVVDAWPWAQASLLAVAAGITWHILSFATLRR; encoded by the coding sequence ATGAAAACCCTTCTGGCCGCTTTGGGTGCGTTCGCACTCGCTTTGGGCGTCATCGGTATCTTCGTGCCGCTGCTGCCCACCACGCCCTTTCTGCTGCTGGCGGCGGCCTTGTGGGTCCGCTCCTCCCCGCGGCTTTACGGGTGGCTGCTTTCCCACCGCAGGCTGGGCGGCTATATCCGCGATTTCCGGGAGAAACGGGCCATTCCGCTGCGTGCCAAGGTCCTCTCGCTGGGGCTGATGTGGGCTTCGATGCTCTACTGCGTCTTCGCCGTGGTCGATGCGTGGCCATGGGCGCAGGCGTCGCTGCTGGCCGTGGCCGCCGGCATCACCTGGCACATTCTGTCGTTCGCCACGCTGCGGCGGTAG